Proteins from one Congzhengia minquanensis genomic window:
- a CDS encoding glycosyltransferase family 2 protein gives MNLNLEIVPYINYIFAVIFILCVGYQFIYIFVPFMKGGRKLKTKKMYHYAVLIPARNEEKVIPHLIASIKGQTYPSDMIDIFVIADNCTDNTAKAALEAGAFCVYQRDNKELVGKGYALDFALAKIREDYPDNDYAGYFVFDADNLLDERYIEEMNKMFSNGKRIITSYRNTKNYGTSWVSAGCSLWYLRESRFLNHPRTLLNTSCAISGTGFLVHREVLEKVGGWKFFLLTEDIEFTLHHVLEGECISYCDKAVLYDEQPVKFKQSWRQRMRWTKGSMQVTQKYFFKMVKGIFTGKGFACFDLAVATMIPLILTVLAFAVYVVFITLGLIFRLNVDVILRSLLETFVNSYFMLLGIGAVTTISEWTKIFAPMRKKILYTFTFPFFMLTYIPITIVALFTKNVSWKPIYHLEAKSLNDVR, from the coding sequence ATGAATTTAAATTTAGAAATCGTTCCTTATATTAACTATATTTTTGCGGTAATTTTTATTTTATGCGTTGGATATCAGTTCATTTACATCTTTGTCCCCTTTATGAAAGGCGGCAGAAAGCTTAAGACAAAGAAAATGTATCATTATGCTGTTCTGATTCCTGCCCGCAACGAAGAAAAGGTTATTCCGCATTTAATTGCCAGTATTAAGGGACAAACCTACCCGTCTGACATGATTGACATTTTTGTAATTGCCGACAACTGCACGGACAACACGGCGAAAGCCGCACTGGAGGCCGGAGCTTTCTGCGTTTATCAGCGGGATAACAAAGAGTTGGTGGGGAAAGGCTATGCCCTTGATTTTGCATTGGCCAAAATCCGTGAGGATTATCCCGACAATGACTATGCAGGTTATTTTGTTTTTGATGCGGATAATCTTTTAGATGAACGCTATATTGAAGAAATGAACAAAATGTTTTCCAATGGAAAACGCATCATCACTAGTTACCGCAACACAAAAAATTATGGAACCAGCTGGGTTTCAGCCGGATGCTCTTTGTGGTATCTGCGCGAGTCCAGATTTTTAAACCACCCTCGCACACTTTTGAATACCAGCTGTGCCATCTCTGGTACGGGTTTTTTAGTGCACCGTGAGGTTTTGGAAAAGGTTGGGGGCTGGAAGTTTTTCTTATTAACAGAAGACATTGAATTTACCCTGCACCATGTATTGGAGGGCGAATGTATTTCCTATTGCGACAAAGCAGTTCTTTATGATGAACAGCCGGTGAAGTTCAAACAGTCTTGGCGTCAGCGAATGCGTTGGACAAAGGGTTCCATGCAGGTTACGCAGAAATATTTTTTCAAAATGGTAAAAGGTATTTTTACCGGCAAGGGCTTTGCATGCTTTGACTTAGCTGTTGCAACAATGATTCCGCTTATTCTAACAGTTTTGGCATTCGCGGTTTATGTGGTATTTATTACGCTGGGCCTGATTTTTAGACTGAATGTTGACGTAATTCTACGTTCGCTTTTGGAAACCTTTGTTAACTCCTATTTTATGCTTTTGGGAATTGGCGCGGTTACAACCATCAGCGAGTGGACAAAAATTTTTGCTCCAATGCGGAAAAAGATTTTATATACGTTTACATTCCCGTTTTTTATGCTGACGTATATCCCGATTACAATTGTAGCACTGTTCACGAAAAATGTTTCTTGGAAACCGATTTACCATTTAGAAGCAAAATCGTTAAATGATGTAAGATAA
- a CDS encoding dockerin type I domain-containing protein, translated as MKKMISFILAAAMSAMVAVPAFAAAPEADTVRDGENAKTWTTSGKHDDFKDKMMTMIAYAPNENGEITVDSIQYIDQTTADASGAYSFDSYMPKVLPTAGDYTVKVGSEARDSAVDAGIIEQIAVSEVPITGTIKTQNKAATATVSFCQPGTTESIVSAETIEDVFTVNVAPGTYDVIVSRVGYLKYTITNVVISESFELGSFELEAGDVDGNGSVTGSDIGDVVLGIAKSTGQAGYKEAADFDANGTITASDLGAVVLTIAHTDKTVDFADINK; from the coding sequence ATGAAAAAAATGATTAGCTTTATTTTAGCCGCAGCTATGTCGGCTATGGTAGCAGTACCTGCGTTTGCTGCAGCACCTGAAGCAGACACAGTAAGGGATGGGGAAAATGCTAAAACATGGACAACATCCGGTAAGCATGATGATTTTAAAGACAAAATGATGACCATGATTGCTTATGCTCCTAACGAAAACGGGGAAATTACAGTTGACAGCATTCAGTACATTGACCAGACCACGGCAGATGCTTCTGGAGCATATTCTTTTGACAGCTACATGCCAAAAGTTTTACCAACGGCAGGTGATTACACTGTAAAAGTTGGCAGCGAGGCCCGGGACAGTGCAGTCGATGCTGGTATAATTGAGCAAATTGCAGTATCGGAAGTTCCAATTACTGGTACAATAAAAACACAAAACAAAGCGGCAACAGCTACAGTTAGCTTCTGCCAGCCAGGCACAACAGAATCTATTGTTTCCGCAGAAACAATAGAGGACGTATTTACTGTAAATGTAGCTCCTGGAACATATGATGTAATTGTTTCACGTGTTGGTTATTTGAAATATACAATAACAAACGTTGTAATTTCAGAATCTTTTGAACTCGGTTCATTTGAATTAGAAGCAGGTGACGTTGATGGAAATGGTTCTGTTACAGGAAGTGATATTGGTGATGTTGTTTTAGGTATTGCGAAGTCCACAGGTCAGGCAGGATATAAAGAAGCTGCTGACTTTGACGCAAACGGTACTATTACAGCAAGTGATCTTGGTGCAGTTGTATTAACTATTGCTCACACAGACAAAACCGTTGACTTTGCAGATATCAACAAATAA